From Maniola hyperantus chromosome 21, iAphHyp1.2, whole genome shotgun sequence, the proteins below share one genomic window:
- the LOC138403866 gene encoding uncharacterized protein, with amino-acid sequence MDVPLIFFFFIFYAVRCRLIALRKFIENRDCEPKYIQSLYKSSIDSTETIKKAFDPIALNNLTGHATESAMLLSSLMVIFAPAIAAGTLSNEVNKIKVHFHNVLLEEKEKDIQKLISYIEARPFKFTVLGVIPLDATLPMIVLNLCVTYIIVVLQLTHLY; translated from the exons ATGGATGTccctcttattttttttttcttcatattCTATGCCGTTAGGTGCCGATTGATTGCTTTAAgaaaatttattgaaaatagaGACTGTGAGCCGAAATATATTCAGTCTTTATATAAATCATCAATAGATTCAACTGAAACTATTAAAAAAGCTTTCGATCCAATT GCTTTAAACAATCTCACGGGACATGCAACTGAGAGTGCCATGTTATTATCATCATTAATGGTGATTTTCGCACCTGCGATAGCAGCGGGCACATTGTCGAATGAAGTTAATAAAATCAAAGTACATTTTCATAATGTGCTTCTTGAAGAAAAAG AGAAAGATATTCAAAAATTGATCAGTTACATCGAAGCTCGTCCATTCAAGTTCACAGTGCTAGGAGTCATCCCATTGGATGCTACGTTACCGATGATTGTTCTCAACCTATGTGTAACATACATCATTGTTGTATTACAATTAACTCATTTGTATTAA
- the LOC138403867 gene encoding uncharacterized protein has translation MVKIKSELVNEDYPKPKPISKLLKYLYKSLIDSTETVKKTFDPIVSSSATNKGLSGYASESAVVLSTLIVIFAPVVAAGTLSNEVNQIKVCLHNMILEENDPQKEQQIQKLINYMDARPFKFNVLGVVPMDASLPMSVLNLYITYVIVLLQLTHLY, from the exons atggttaaaataaaatctgaACTTGTAAACGAAGATTATCCAAAACCTAAACCAATTTCGAAACTTCTCAAG TATCTGTATAAATCTTTAATTGATTCAACTGAAACAGTCAAAAAAACGTTTGATCCTATAGTAAGTAGTTCTGCAACAAAC AAAGGTCTGTCGGGTTATGCATCAGAGAGTGCTGTGGTGTTATCTACGCTTATTGTAATATTTGCACCTGTAGTAGCAGCTGGTACATTATCCAACGAAGTCAACCAAATCAAAGTCTGTCTTCATAATATGATTCTAGAAGAAAACG ATCCACAGAAAGAGCAACAAATTCAAAAGTTGATTAATTACATGGATGCACGTCCATTTAAGTTCAACGTGCTTGGAGTAGTTCCAATGGATGCCTCTTTACCGATGTCTGTTTTGAATCTGTATATCACATACGTCATTGTTTTATTGCAACTGACTCATTTGTATTAA